In Apodemus sylvaticus chromosome 8, mApoSyl1.1, whole genome shotgun sequence, one genomic interval encodes:
- the Egr3 gene encoding early growth response protein 3 isoform X2 → MEPCAAWSPHGGRENVMDIGLTNEKPNPELSYSGSFQPAPGNKTVTYLGKFAFDSPSNWCQDNIISLMSAGILGVPPASGALSTQTSTASMVQPPQGDVEAMYPALPPYSNCGDLYSEPVSFHDPQGNPGLAYSPQDYQSAKPALDSNLFPMIPDYNLYHHPNDMGSIPEHKPFQGMDPIRVNPPPITPLETIKAFKDKQIHPGFGSLPQPPLTLKPIRPRKYPNRPSKTPLHERPHACPAEGCDRRFSRSDELTRHLRIHTGHKPFQCRICMRSFSRSDHLTTHIRTHTGEKPFACEFCGRKFARSDERKRHAKIHLKQKEKKSEKGGAPSASSAPTVSLAPVVTTCA, encoded by the exons ATGGAGCCATGTGCGGCGTGGAGTCCCCACGGTGGGAGAG AGAATGTGATGGACATCGGTCTGACCAACGAGAAGCCCAATCCGGAACTCTCTTATTCGGGCTCTTTCCAGCCAGCCCCCGGCAACAAGACCGTGACCTACTTGGGAAAGTTCGCTTTCGACTCTCCTTCCAACTGGTGCCAGGACAACATCATTAGCCTCATGAGTGCCGGCATCTTGGGGGTGCCCCCTGCCTCAGGGGCGCTCAGTACGCAGACGTCCACGGCTAGCATGGTGCAGCCTCCTCAGGGCGACGTGGAGGCCATGTATCCGGCGCTGCCCCCTTATTCCAACTGCGGCGATCTCTACTCGGAGCCCGTGTCTTTCCACGACCCCCAGGGAAACCCTGGGCTCGCCTATTCCCCACAGGATTACCAATCGGCCAAGCCGGCTTTGGACAGCAATCTTTTCCCCATGATTCCTGACTACAACCTGTACCACCATCCCAACGACATGGGCTCCATTCCGGAACACAAGCCCTTCCAGGGTATGGACCCCATCCGGGTCAACCCGCCCCCAATTACTCCTCTGGAGACCATCAAGGCcttcaaagacaagcagatccaTCCGGGCTTCGGCAGCCTGCCCCAACCGCCGCTCACTCTCAAACCCATCCGGCCCCGCAAGTACCCCAATCGGCCTAGCAAGACCCCGCTCCACGAGCGGCCCCACGCGTGTCCTGCGGAAGGCTGTGACCGCCGTTTCAGCCGCTCGGACGAGCTGACCCGGCACCTGCGCATCCACACGGGCCACAAGCCCTTCCAGTGTCGGATCTGCATGCGCAGCTTCAGCCGCAGCGACCACCTCACCACTCACATCCGCACGCACACCGGGGAGAAGCCCTTTGCCTGTGAGTTCTGTGGGCGCAAGTTTGCGCGCAGCGACGAGCGCAAGCGCCACGCTAAGATCCACCtcaagcaaaaggaaaagaagtcGGAGAAAGGGGGTGCGCCCTCTGCATCCTCGGCGCCCACCGTGTCCCTGGCCCCTGTGGTCACCACCTGCGCCTGA
- the Egr3 gene encoding early growth response protein 3 isoform X1 translates to MTGKLAEKLPVTMSSLLNQLPDNLYPEEIPSALNLFSSSSDSVAHYNQMATENVMDIGLTNEKPNPELSYSGSFQPAPGNKTVTYLGKFAFDSPSNWCQDNIISLMSAGILGVPPASGALSTQTSTASMVQPPQGDVEAMYPALPPYSNCGDLYSEPVSFHDPQGNPGLAYSPQDYQSAKPALDSNLFPMIPDYNLYHHPNDMGSIPEHKPFQGMDPIRVNPPPITPLETIKAFKDKQIHPGFGSLPQPPLTLKPIRPRKYPNRPSKTPLHERPHACPAEGCDRRFSRSDELTRHLRIHTGHKPFQCRICMRSFSRSDHLTTHIRTHTGEKPFACEFCGRKFARSDERKRHAKIHLKQKEKKSEKGGAPSASSAPTVSLAPVVTTCA, encoded by the exons ATGACCGGCAAACTCGCCGAGAAGCTGCCGGTGACCATGAGCAGTTTGCTAAATCAATTGCCTGACAATCTGTACCCCGAGGAGATCCCCAGCGCGCTCAACCTCTTCTCCAGCAGCAGCGACTCGGTAGCCCATTACAATCAGATGGCTACAG AGAATGTGATGGACATCGGTCTGACCAACGAGAAGCCCAATCCGGAACTCTCTTATTCGGGCTCTTTCCAGCCAGCCCCCGGCAACAAGACCGTGACCTACTTGGGAAAGTTCGCTTTCGACTCTCCTTCCAACTGGTGCCAGGACAACATCATTAGCCTCATGAGTGCCGGCATCTTGGGGGTGCCCCCTGCCTCAGGGGCGCTCAGTACGCAGACGTCCACGGCTAGCATGGTGCAGCCTCCTCAGGGCGACGTGGAGGCCATGTATCCGGCGCTGCCCCCTTATTCCAACTGCGGCGATCTCTACTCGGAGCCCGTGTCTTTCCACGACCCCCAGGGAAACCCTGGGCTCGCCTATTCCCCACAGGATTACCAATCGGCCAAGCCGGCTTTGGACAGCAATCTTTTCCCCATGATTCCTGACTACAACCTGTACCACCATCCCAACGACATGGGCTCCATTCCGGAACACAAGCCCTTCCAGGGTATGGACCCCATCCGGGTCAACCCGCCCCCAATTACTCCTCTGGAGACCATCAAGGCcttcaaagacaagcagatccaTCCGGGCTTCGGCAGCCTGCCCCAACCGCCGCTCACTCTCAAACCCATCCGGCCCCGCAAGTACCCCAATCGGCCTAGCAAGACCCCGCTCCACGAGCGGCCCCACGCGTGTCCTGCGGAAGGCTGTGACCGCCGTTTCAGCCGCTCGGACGAGCTGACCCGGCACCTGCGCATCCACACGGGCCACAAGCCCTTCCAGTGTCGGATCTGCATGCGCAGCTTCAGCCGCAGCGACCACCTCACCACTCACATCCGCACGCACACCGGGGAGAAGCCCTTTGCCTGTGAGTTCTGTGGGCGCAAGTTTGCGCGCAGCGACGAGCGCAAGCGCCACGCTAAGATCCACCtcaagcaaaaggaaaagaagtcGGAGAAAGGGGGTGCGCCCTCTGCATCCTCGGCGCCCACCGTGTCCCTGGCCCCTGTGGTCACCACCTGCGCCTGA